TGTGGGAATGGTTGTTCCTGCAACGGCAGCTTTGATTATATATGAATTTGGAAATCCTGAAACTTAAACAATCCATTTCCCTGTTTGAGTTTTCCGGCTCTCTCTAATTGTGCAAATCCGGCTTCAATATCGGCTATCAAAGAAACGGGAATATCCAACTGATGGTGTCCGGGCAGAACTTTTTTTATATTGTATTTCCGTATTCGCCTTATAGATTGATAGAATAGCTTCGGGTCGGTAGTTGGGTAAAATGCGTCCAGGCTTCCCTTGTATATCAAATCCCCGGAATACAAATAGTTTCGTTCTGGTTCGTAAAAGCAACAATGTCCGGGAGAATGTCCCGGCGTGTGAACAACTTGAATTTCCCGCCCGCCTAAATTTAGAAAATCGCCATCGTGTAAAATTCTTTGTGGGATACCTTGAAAAATCTGATAAGCGTTAATATCAAAATCTCTTGGA
This Anaerobutyricum hallii DNA region includes the following protein-coding sequences:
- a CDS encoding MBL fold metallo-hydrolase, which encodes MDNWFTIEQIDRDTFSISEYKHWEETHCYLLCGEKYAILIDTGLGVSNIRKIVDSLTKLPVMTVTTHVHWDHIGGHKYFDNIAVHEAEKDWLSVRFPIPLQVVKNNLTRLPCDFPRDFDINAYQIFQGIPQRILHDGDFLNLGGREIQVVHTPGHSPGHCCFYEPERNYLYSGDLIYKGSLDAFYPTTDPKLFYQSIRRIRKYNIKKVLPGHHQLDIPVSLIADIEAGFAQLERAGKLKQGNGLFKFQDFQIHI